Proteins found in one Agaribacterium sp. ZY112 genomic segment:
- a CDS encoding Tn3 family transposase translates to MHILSNEQQAELYGPPSVTEEERELSFSLNDNEKSKLLDRESELIKIYYILYLGYFKQKAVQLRPELHTIKNDFEYIRDRYFPNSHCVIIQLTPNQKYKIYTKIFDVVAIKRFGASSALELEIFAKQAAVSQNRAVELFDEVIDWLRIQDIEIPSYNKLQEIVTTAFNKEKNRVISIADSVLSQKTQRLFKRFLTDSEQKQMFSYIRYEGRDFSKSELNKELEVFDILAGIANDVLPMIVILGIPNERIKYYAELFSEISLSRQKKRREAEFNLYLSCFIYYRYRSLVDYFGDAFIFHVDQIKKEAHEAANAQMLKVKSSMDDLMVEGAKILSFFTSDSKESFSSFAEAKNKAEEILGEDQLNNLITHMSRSKFEKDRYFWEFIDTCKSKITVTLRNILCRLKFVDTVDSGLLLQQVDRLKIEVEEKGLVETIDNRLAKKTKDYLYDPARNLIATRAEYHIYSLVSQRLHNTHWCLDSGIRYQPLEKMLVAENEVGALLECVNAEAIKKDVSGLLDDKLDELNKMLSLVPCRVKTKENESLILERHDGKHSWTIKKVKGTKIVNPKMFDSVPKTDITRVIFRVAQDSGFMDDILHRTGKKRTEKFEEKLIACIIANATRRGIYKMADLCPFSHDTLLRFEKNYLTVENVRHSCDTISNAISKLKIFGLYNYRPDYIHASLDGQKLHSRKNTKRVRYSSKNFGKGKGLYANSLIANHVPVNVSLNALNVHESHNVFDLLYNNTSDININVASTDNHGVNRFNFALLDLSDWEFAPRYARANHVFSSMFDVVEGEGEDDWSLILSEPINRKVIEEGWDYVKRVIVSLHQKNVSQQDLVARLSKSSPSDKKLKALREYDRLIKAIFLLNYVNDGSFRHYIQTALNKGEAYHQLQRCFEKIGEGGGFRGKSDKEIDVWYECSRLMANCIIYFNSVILNYLLENAEVTKNDERIKVLARTSPVAWVHVVLGGYYPLEDLRDAPDLLALAQNIMVA, encoded by the coding sequence GTGCATATTTTGAGCAATGAGCAGCAGGCAGAACTGTATGGCCCACCAAGTGTTACTGAAGAGGAAAGGGAGCTTTCTTTTAGCCTGAACGACAATGAAAAATCAAAATTGCTGGATCGAGAATCTGAGCTAATCAAGATTTACTATATTCTTTATCTCGGATACTTCAAGCAGAAAGCGGTTCAACTAAGACCTGAGCTTCATACAATCAAGAATGATTTTGAATACATTCGGGATCGGTACTTCCCTAACAGTCATTGCGTAATTATACAGTTAACGCCTAACCAGAAGTATAAAATATATACAAAGATTTTCGACGTTGTGGCCATTAAGCGCTTTGGCGCGAGTAGTGCACTCGAACTTGAAATATTCGCAAAACAAGCGGCAGTTAGTCAAAATCGAGCAGTCGAGTTGTTCGACGAAGTTATTGACTGGCTCAGAATTCAAGATATAGAAATCCCTTCATACAATAAGCTTCAGGAAATAGTAACTACGGCATTTAATAAAGAGAAAAACAGGGTCATATCGATTGCAGATAGCGTACTTTCCCAGAAAACTCAGAGGCTATTCAAACGCTTTCTTACGGACTCTGAGCAAAAACAAATGTTTAGCTATATTCGATATGAGGGGCGCGATTTTTCTAAATCGGAGTTAAATAAGGAGTTGGAAGTTTTCGATATCCTAGCAGGTATCGCGAATGATGTTCTTCCTATGATCGTAATTCTAGGGATTCCAAATGAACGAATAAAGTACTACGCAGAACTCTTTAGTGAAATATCCTTATCAAGGCAGAAAAAGCGTCGAGAGGCCGAGTTCAATCTCTATCTCTCGTGTTTCATCTACTATAGGTATCGATCACTTGTAGATTATTTTGGTGACGCATTTATATTTCATGTTGATCAGATAAAAAAGGAAGCTCATGAAGCCGCGAATGCGCAGATGCTCAAGGTGAAGTCTTCAATGGACGATCTGATGGTTGAAGGGGCAAAAATTCTTTCTTTTTTTACAAGTGATAGCAAGGAGAGTTTTTCTTCTTTTGCCGAGGCTAAAAATAAAGCGGAAGAGATTTTGGGTGAGGATCAGCTCAATAACCTAATAACGCACATGTCGAGAAGTAAATTTGAAAAAGATAGGTACTTTTGGGAGTTTATCGACACTTGCAAATCAAAAATCACAGTTACGCTACGAAATATTCTTTGTAGGTTAAAGTTTGTAGATACTGTAGATTCTGGCCTTCTTTTGCAGCAAGTAGACAGGCTTAAAATAGAGGTAGAAGAGAAAGGGCTGGTCGAGACGATTGATAATCGCCTCGCTAAGAAAACAAAAGATTACCTTTATGATCCAGCCAGGAATTTGATTGCAACTCGAGCTGAATACCATATTTATAGCCTTGTTTCGCAGCGTCTTCATAACACTCATTGGTGTTTGGATAGTGGTATTCGTTATCAACCTTTAGAAAAAATGCTTGTGGCTGAAAATGAAGTAGGAGCTCTACTCGAATGTGTGAATGCTGAAGCAATTAAAAAAGATGTTTCCGGGCTTTTGGATGACAAGCTAGATGAGCTCAATAAAATGCTATCTTTAGTTCCTTGCAGAGTAAAAACCAAGGAAAACGAATCGCTTATTCTCGAGCGGCATGATGGTAAGCATAGCTGGACAATTAAAAAGGTTAAGGGCACCAAAATTGTAAACCCCAAAATGTTCGATTCTGTTCCTAAAACAGATATTACTCGAGTCATTTTTCGCGTTGCTCAAGACTCGGGTTTTATGGATGATATTTTACATAGGACTGGTAAAAAACGAACTGAAAAATTTGAAGAGAAGTTAATTGCTTGCATCATCGCCAATGCAACACGGCGAGGTATATACAAGATGGCAGACCTCTGTCCTTTTTCTCACGACACCTTACTTAGATTTGAAAAAAACTACTTGACGGTCGAAAACGTTCGGCACAGTTGCGATACTATCTCTAATGCAATATCGAAACTAAAAATATTTGGCCTCTATAATTATCGACCTGACTATATTCATGCATCCCTAGATGGGCAAAAGCTGCATTCACGAAAAAATACAAAGCGCGTACGGTATTCTTCAAAAAACTTTGGAAAGGGAAAAGGTTTGTATGCTAACTCACTTATAGCAAATCACGTACCTGTAAACGTAAGCTTAAATGCACTAAACGTACATGAATCTCACAATGTCTTTGACTTGTTGTATAACAATACGTCAGATATCAATATAAATGTCGCTTCAACCGATAATCACGGGGTTAATCGATTTAATTTTGCTCTACTAGATTTATCAGACTGGGAGTTCGCCCCCCGTTATGCGAGAGCAAATCACGTTTTTTCTTCTATGTTTGATGTTGTAGAGGGAGAAGGCGAAGACGATTGGTCACTAATACTAAGCGAGCCCATTAACCGGAAAGTAATAGAGGAAGGCTGGGATTATGTGAAACGAGTAATTGTGTCTCTACATCAAAAGAACGTGTCGCAGCAGGATTTGGTTGCTCGGCTTTCTAAATCATCCCCTTCTGATAAAAAATTAAAAGCGCTCCGGGAGTATGATCGTTTGATAAAAGCGATATTCCTCCTGAACTATGTAAATGATGGAAGTTTTCGCCACTATATACAAACGGCGTTAAATAAAGGTGAAGCCTATCATCAGCTTCAGCGTTGCTTTGAAAAGATTGGGGAGGGCGGCGGCTTTCGTGGAAAGTCTGATAAAGAAATTGATGTTTGGTACGAATGCAGTCGCTTGATGGCTAACTGTATCATCTACTTCAATTCGGTCATTCTTAACTATTTGCTTGAAAATGCGGAAGTTACGAAGAATGACGAGAGAATCAAGGTGTTGGCGCGAACATCTCCGGTGGCCTGGGTGCACGTTGTTTTGGGTGGTTATTACCCTCTTGAAGATCTACGGGATGCCCCGGACCTCTTAGCTCTTGCGCAAAACATCATGGTGGCCTAG
- a CDS encoding SprT-like domain-containing protein: MSRNTTSTTEAYTLFEEAYTFFNYRLFDDALPPCIITFQRQARLMGYVSFKRWVNTEGQTIDELAINPTYFANYHITTILQTLCHEMVHIWQEHYGNPSRPGYHNKEWSAKMKSIGLMPSTTGEPGGAVVGEAMSDYVIKGGGFEQTCNDLLSSGFKLRWYDTVPVPPPTIRRENKTQEKVIDFAQEVESRQLASLDIKDMYADFPINLAGLAKELDDQEKQTLSTTLRPNVQTSKVKNRSNRNKYVCPSCFIQVWGKPELNIKCGECDIRLYEEN; encoded by the coding sequence ATGAGCAGAAACACAACTTCGACAACCGAGGCATATACCTTGTTTGAGGAAGCCTACACATTTTTTAACTATCGCCTGTTTGACGATGCCTTACCACCTTGCATTATTACCTTCCAAAGACAGGCGCGCCTAATGGGCTATGTATCATTTAAACGGTGGGTGAATACAGAAGGTCAGACGATTGATGAATTAGCAATCAACCCTACCTACTTCGCAAATTATCACATTACTACAATTCTCCAGACATTGTGCCATGAAATGGTCCATATTTGGCAAGAGCATTATGGCAATCCTAGTCGCCCGGGCTATCACAATAAAGAATGGTCTGCCAAGATGAAAAGTATCGGATTGATGCCCTCTACGACTGGTGAACCTGGCGGCGCAGTCGTGGGCGAAGCAATGTCAGACTATGTTATAAAAGGGGGCGGCTTTGAGCAGACCTGTAACGACTTACTTTCCTCCGGATTTAAGCTACGTTGGTACGACACTGTTCCTGTGCCACCGCCAACGATTCGCCGGGAGAACAAAACCCAAGAAAAGGTGATAGATTTTGCACAGGAAGTTGAGTCACGACAGTTGGCCAGCTTAGATATTAAAGACATGTATGCCGACTTTCCAATCAATTTAGCAGGCCTTGCAAAAGAACTTGATGATCAAGAAAAGCAGACGCTATCTACAACTTTGAGACCTAACGTTCAAACCAGCAAAGTTAAAAATCGCTCTAACCGAAACAAATACGTTTGCCCCAGTTGTTTCATACAGGTATGGGGCAAACCAGAGCTAAATATTAAGTGTGGTGAGTGTGATATACGGTTATATGAAGAAAATTAG
- a CDS encoding DEAD/DEAH box helicase: protein MLLRTWQAECIELALARFGAGHKHTFVMATPGGGKTTMAAILCKTLFERNAIDLVVCFTPTTAVCLSFKEELELRMSEPFDGRLGARGQVITYQALSYLNADFWRRFDHLKILIIFDEAHHCGGDTSETATAWGDIILREIRDRATYTLSLSGTPWRTDQSPVTLAAYCSQQHKLQPDYVYGIQSAINDRVCRHPRITAIDNNAITLDEDGATRSYNCIAQLLENETLPYQNLLESEPLVLYILQQAITKLDEVRRFNPNAGGLIVTSSVRHARFIERIMSTSLNEDSLVITHHDPRAHLSLKQYRASTKKWVISVGMISEGTNIPRLQVCCHLSNIKTELHFRQVLGRIMRVTSDDRHPFAYLFILAEKKLVEFAQHLAADLPNESGMLRIEDTSSTYPASMPPQPPQINKSDKDLNVSTVLINTLLSQPPIGGSEESKSGNVSTAIEPTMFGRFLKQLVEIENMWSSTS from the coding sequence ATGCTGTTACGCACCTGGCAAGCGGAATGCATCGAGCTTGCGTTAGCACGCTTTGGTGCAGGCCATAAACACACCTTCGTGATGGCAACACCGGGAGGTGGCAAAACCACCATGGCGGCGATTCTGTGTAAAACACTCTTTGAACGAAATGCAATCGATCTGGTGGTTTGCTTTACGCCAACCACAGCGGTGTGCCTCAGCTTTAAAGAAGAGCTTGAATTAAGAATGAGTGAGCCGTTTGACGGACGCCTAGGTGCGCGTGGCCAAGTCATTACCTACCAGGCACTGAGCTATCTCAATGCGGATTTTTGGAGGCGCTTTGATCACCTAAAGATTCTAATTATCTTTGATGAGGCGCATCATTGTGGTGGTGATACATCCGAGACAGCCACCGCGTGGGGTGACATCATCTTACGAGAAATTCGAGATCGTGCGACATATACGCTATCGCTTAGTGGTACGCCCTGGCGGACTGATCAAAGCCCCGTTACTTTGGCGGCCTACTGCAGTCAGCAACACAAACTGCAACCGGATTACGTCTATGGCATTCAGTCTGCGATTAACGATCGGGTGTGCCGGCATCCGCGCATCACGGCCATTGATAACAATGCAATTACGCTTGATGAAGATGGCGCGACTCGGTCGTACAATTGCATCGCACAGTTATTGGAAAACGAAACCCTACCCTACCAAAACCTATTGGAGTCTGAGCCCTTAGTGCTGTACATACTTCAGCAGGCCATCACAAAACTGGATGAAGTCCGCCGTTTCAACCCCAATGCCGGCGGTCTAATCGTCACTTCAAGTGTACGTCATGCGCGCTTTATCGAACGTATCATGTCTACGAGCCTGAACGAAGACAGCTTAGTCATTACACATCATGATCCGCGTGCACACCTAAGCCTCAAACAATATCGAGCGAGCACGAAGAAATGGGTCATTTCAGTGGGCATGATCAGTGAAGGTACGAATATTCCTCGCCTGCAGGTCTGTTGCCACTTGAGCAACATTAAGACGGAACTCCATTTTCGCCAAGTGCTCGGGCGCATCATGCGGGTCACATCTGATGATCGCCACCCCTTTGCTTATTTATTCATCTTGGCAGAAAAAAAGTTGGTCGAATTCGCTCAACACCTTGCTGCGGACCTCCCAAACGAATCAGGCATGTTGAGAATAGAGGACACTAGCTCGACCTACCCCGCTAGCATGCCCCCTCAACCACCACAAATTAATAAAAGCGATAAGGATCTTAACGTAAGCACAGTATTGATTAACACGTTGTTGAGCCAGCCACCAATAGGAGGTTCAGAAGAAAGCAAGAGTGGAAACGTGAGCACAGCAATAGAACCAACTATGTTTGGTCGCTTTCTAAAACAACTGGTTGAAATAGAAAACATGTGGAGCAGCACCTCTTAA
- a CDS encoding helix-turn-helix domain-containing protein, which translates to MESLDSQFGERVRSARKRRHVSQEELAGRAVIDRSYMSRIERGIVSVSLEKVYLIAQALDCDLSELLPPKDGVTIGDRCPR; encoded by the coding sequence ATGGAGAGCTTGGATAGTCAGTTTGGTGAACGTGTACGCAGCGCGCGTAAGCGCCGTCATGTGTCGCAAGAAGAGCTGGCCGGGCGTGCGGTGATCGACCGCAGTTACATGAGTCGGATTGAGCGGGGCATCGTTAGTGTCTCCTTGGAAAAGGTGTACCTCATTGCGCAGGCTCTAGACTGTGACTTAAGTGAATTGTTGCCCCCCAAAGATGGCGTGACTATTGGTGACCGCTGCCCGCGATAA
- a CDS encoding site-specific integrase — MQDKYHSTPLPARTIEGQLPQQPDDAKLQQYVHAATSDNTRKTYRSAIRQFERWGGLLPTDVPTLLRYLLDKAEQANPRTLDLHLTAIAQWHHTQRFRNPVDDPQIKKTMEGIRRIHGRPKQKAKALRLEHIVAMVAHLQAQPASLKGARDLALLLIGFFGAFRRSELVGIQWEDLTWEDEGLLVQLPKSKTDQSGEGQVRALPFGHDAICPGTALQTWLKQSDITSGPVFQSMTRWGQLKGTAMNPGAVNELLKQLGTTCQFEFVPDLSAHSLRRGLSTSAAREDIPFELIKKQGGWRSDATVWGYIEEGKQLEDNANTSLLAKANALLKKT, encoded by the coding sequence ATGCAGGACAAGTACCACTCCACCCCGCTACCAGCTAGGACGATTGAGGGACAGTTACCTCAACAGCCGGATGACGCTAAGCTTCAGCAGTATGTGCATGCCGCCACCTCGGACAATACACGTAAAACGTACCGTTCCGCGATTCGTCAATTTGAGCGCTGGGGCGGATTGTTGCCGACCGATGTCCCAACCCTTCTCCGTTATCTGCTCGATAAAGCTGAGCAGGCCAATCCAAGAACTCTAGACCTACACTTAACGGCCATCGCGCAATGGCATCACACCCAACGCTTTCGTAACCCGGTCGACGACCCGCAGATCAAAAAAACAATGGAAGGCATTCGCCGAATACATGGCCGCCCCAAACAGAAAGCAAAGGCCTTACGACTAGAGCATATCGTAGCGATGGTGGCACACCTTCAAGCCCAACCAGCCAGTTTAAAAGGCGCCCGCGATTTAGCCCTATTGTTAATTGGTTTTTTTGGGGCCTTTCGACGCAGTGAATTGGTAGGCATTCAATGGGAAGATTTGACCTGGGAAGACGAAGGCCTACTCGTTCAGCTGCCCAAATCGAAGACGGATCAAAGTGGTGAAGGTCAGGTGCGCGCCCTTCCCTTCGGACACGATGCCATATGTCCCGGTACGGCACTCCAAACCTGGCTTAAACAAAGTGACATCACTAGCGGACCAGTTTTCCAATCCATGACGCGCTGGGGACAACTAAAAGGCACTGCAATGAATCCCGGTGCAGTCAACGAATTACTCAAGCAACTGGGGACCACTTGCCAATTTGAGTTTGTCCCGGATTTAAGTGCGCATAGCTTACGACGCGGACTCTCGACTTCTGCCGCACGTGAAGACATTCCGTTTGAACTCATCAAGAAACAAGGCGGCTGGCGCAGTGATGCGACAGTGTGGGGATATATAGAAGAAGGCAAGCAGCTTGAAGACAACGCCAATACGTCACTGCTAGCCAAAGCCAATGCGCTTCTAAAAAAGACATAG